Proteins from a genomic interval of Piscinibacter sp. HJYY11:
- a CDS encoding phasin family protein — MASRNQKAAASRTSAPAASMPMLAAAESSGFAMAQEQMQSLMSLADVVLKRAEELRRCQLETAQQARRRHDKARADVASAGNPTELLNVQAELLRDDLESASQYWQRMTSICTAAQAETLEHMTRAAGLLARAAGTATTPENGSVGKVTEAASTEKPDGAEAAQAWNRWVDLGRQWSDMLYRTEAALH; from the coding sequence ATGGCAAGCAGGAACCAGAAGGCGGCCGCATCGCGCACGAGCGCGCCGGCCGCATCGATGCCCATGTTGGCAGCGGCGGAGTCGTCAGGCTTCGCCATGGCGCAGGAGCAGATGCAGTCGTTGATGAGCCTCGCGGACGTGGTGCTCAAACGGGCGGAGGAGTTGCGCCGTTGCCAGCTCGAAACCGCCCAGCAGGCGCGCAGGCGGCACGACAAGGCCCGTGCGGATGTGGCGTCAGCCGGCAACCCGACCGAGCTCCTGAACGTGCAGGCGGAATTGCTGCGCGACGACCTGGAAAGCGCAAGCCAGTACTGGCAGCGCATGACCTCGATCTGCACCGCCGCGCAAGCCGAGACACTCGAGCACATGACCCGGGCCGCCGGCTTGCTCGCCCGCGCGGCCGGCACGGCCACCACGCCGGAGAACGGGAGCGTGGGCAAGGTGACCGAGGCGGCGTCAACCGAGAAGCCCGATGGCGCCGAGGCGGCGCAGGCGTGGAACCGCTGGGTCGACCTCGGGCGGCAGTGGTCCGACATGCTGTACCGCACCGAGGCGGCCCTGCACTGA
- a CDS encoding universal stress protein, which produces MKILLAVDGSQYTQRMLAYLAAHPELLGPTGEFTALTVVTAVPPHVTGYIDRASLQKYYDDQAEEVLKTVRGFAAERQWKPTFVTKVGNAADTIAATAKEGQYDLVMMGSHGHSPLSSLVMGSVTSRVLGHCATPVLIVR; this is translated from the coding sequence ATGAAAATCCTTCTCGCCGTCGACGGCAGCCAGTACACCCAGCGCATGCTCGCCTACCTGGCGGCGCACCCCGAGCTGCTCGGCCCAACGGGTGAGTTCACCGCGCTCACGGTCGTGACGGCGGTGCCGCCGCACGTCACCGGCTACATCGACCGCGCCTCGCTGCAGAAGTACTACGACGACCAGGCCGAGGAGGTCTTGAAGACCGTGCGCGGCTTCGCCGCCGAGCGCCAGTGGAAGCCGACCTTCGTCACCAAGGTGGGCAACGCGGCCGACACGATCGCCGCCACCGCCAAGGAAGGCCAGTACGACCTGGTGATGATGGGCTCGCACGGGCACTCGCCGCTCAGCTCGCTGGTGATGGGCTCGGTGACCTCGCGCGTGCTCGGGCACTGCGCGACGCCGGTGCTCATCGTGCGCTGA
- a CDS encoding DUF4124 domain-containing protein — MNVRFLILALLAGHAGLASAQQMYKCGNTFSQTPCAPDAVARPVQPSAAPETPAGGLAGYELCAAAARKMVRTPEPETARIQPIGERRSEVIQYAGKPIATHRYDLSVDAKTPYGVYSGLQPYACWLSEDQRRVLQFRSLRD, encoded by the coding sequence ATGAACGTTCGATTCCTCATCCTGGCCCTGCTGGCCGGCCATGCCGGCCTCGCGTCGGCACAGCAGATGTACAAGTGCGGCAACACCTTCAGCCAGACGCCGTGTGCGCCGGATGCCGTGGCCAGGCCGGTGCAGCCGTCGGCCGCGCCCGAGACGCCTGCGGGCGGCCTCGCCGGCTACGAGCTGTGCGCCGCGGCGGCGCGGAAGATGGTGCGGACGCCCGAGCCCGAGACTGCGCGCATCCAGCCCATCGGCGAGCGGCGCAGCGAGGTCATCCAGTACGCCGGCAAGCCGATCGCCACCCACCGCTACGACCTCTCGGTCGATGCCAAGACGCCCTACGGCGTGTACTCCGGGCTCCAGCCCTACGCCTGCTGGCTGAGCGAAGACCAGCGTCGGGTGCTGCAGTTCCGCTCGTTGCGCGACTGA
- a CDS encoding amidohydrolase family protein — translation MPYAANRVCHDADSHIMETVDWIARHTDPELRDRMPPLNLSKSATNSYEFIHQEVEKQKARAARGEQPNDVVHGLKGWSAPGAFDAAERKAALDDLGFHRQLVFSTFSAGQYLHHEDMDVRYGGVRAHNRAMGEFCAGDDRLIAVGQLSLADPRRCVEEMKKGVRLGCGAFWIPGMPAGNKSPGHPDLDIVWQTFCDLRVPFMLHVGPNSKTKIPEYENNGLPKPKDITGAEDGENLRVRDFMVLAIGPQQFLTSLVFDGVFERFPKLRGGVIELGAGWVPEYLRMLDLSQRIFRKGDPTLAAMPMKPSEYIRRAVKFTPFPGEDVGRMIRDAGPELFLFSSDYPHPEGTNDPIGRFERTFTDITEDAKEMFYRTNFENMMAVPA, via the coding sequence ATGCCCTACGCCGCCAACCGCGTCTGCCACGACGCCGACAGCCACATCATGGAGACGGTCGACTGGATCGCCCGCCACACCGACCCCGAGTTGCGCGACAGGATGCCGCCGCTCAACCTGTCAAAGTCGGCGACCAACAGCTACGAGTTCATCCACCAGGAAGTCGAGAAGCAGAAGGCGCGTGCCGCGCGCGGCGAGCAGCCGAACGACGTGGTGCACGGCCTCAAGGGCTGGAGTGCGCCGGGAGCGTTCGATGCCGCAGAACGCAAGGCCGCACTCGACGACCTGGGCTTCCACCGCCAGCTGGTGTTTTCCACCTTCAGCGCCGGCCAGTACCTTCACCACGAAGACATGGACGTGCGCTACGGCGGCGTTCGCGCGCACAACCGCGCGATGGGCGAGTTCTGCGCCGGTGACGACCGGCTCATCGCGGTGGGCCAGCTCTCGCTCGCCGACCCCAGGCGCTGCGTCGAGGAGATGAAGAAAGGCGTGCGCCTGGGCTGCGGCGCGTTCTGGATCCCCGGCATGCCGGCGGGCAACAAGTCGCCGGGCCATCCCGACCTCGACATCGTCTGGCAGACCTTCTGCGACCTGCGCGTGCCCTTCATGCTGCACGTGGGCCCCAACAGCAAGACCAAGATCCCCGAGTACGAGAACAACGGCCTGCCGAAGCCGAAAGACATCACCGGCGCCGAAGACGGCGAGAACCTGCGGGTGCGCGACTTCATGGTGCTGGCGATCGGGCCGCAGCAGTTCCTGACCTCGCTCGTCTTCGATGGCGTGTTCGAGCGCTTCCCCAAGCTGCGGGGCGGCGTGATCGAGCTCGGCGCCGGCTGGGTGCCCGAGTACCTGCGCATGCTCGACCTCTCGCAGCGCATCTTCAGGAAAGGCGACCCGACGCTGGCGGCGATGCCGATGAAGCCGTCGGAGTACATCCGCCGCGCCGTGAAGTTCACGCCCTTCCCTGGCGAGGATGTGGGCCGCATGATCCGCGACGCGGGGCCCGAGCTCTTTCTCTTCTCCAGCGACTACCCTCACCCCGAGGGCACCAACGACCCCATCGGCCGCTTCGAGCGCACCTTCACCGACATCACCGAGGACGCCAAGGAAATGTTCTACCGCACCAACTTCGAAAACATGATGGCGGTGCCGGCATGA
- a CDS encoding serine hydrolase, producing MSNSTGLDADRLALITEHLHKHYIKPGKLPGCQTLVARRGKIAYQSALGLMDRERNKPLRDDTIFRIYSMTKPITSIALMQLYEQGHFQLNDAVSRYIPEWKKQRVWVSGSGPTMQTKVPDRPVSFRNMLNHSGGITYGGGPLAIPGATLHPVDQVYGDLGLTRGARQDLESFVKKLGQVPLRYEPGERWMYSFSTDVCGYLVQAISGMPFEDYLQKHIFDPLGMKDTAFQIAPDKVDRFAANYIRREDKTLALMDDPQASTYAKPPVFVSGGGGLVSTMADYHRFCEMLRRGGELDGARIIGPRTLRLMTQNHLPGGKDLTQVALGNFSETANEGIGFGLGFATTISEVAAGSYGPGDFYWGGMASTIFWVDPIEDLVVIFMTQLVPSGTFNIRGQLKNLVYSAIVD from the coding sequence ATGAGCAACAGCACTGGTCTGGATGCCGACCGTCTCGCCCTCATCACCGAGCACCTCCACAAGCACTACATCAAGCCCGGCAAGCTCCCCGGCTGCCAGACGCTGGTGGCTCGCCGCGGCAAGATCGCCTACCAGAGCGCACTGGGCCTGATGGACCGTGAGCGCAACAAGCCGCTGCGCGACGACACCATCTTCCGCATCTACTCGATGACCAAGCCGATCACCTCGATCGCGCTGATGCAGCTCTACGAGCAGGGGCACTTCCAGCTCAACGATGCGGTCTCGCGCTATATCCCCGAGTGGAAGAAGCAGCGTGTGTGGGTCTCGGGCTCGGGCCCGACGATGCAGACCAAGGTGCCCGACCGGCCGGTCTCGTTCCGCAACATGCTCAACCACAGCGGCGGCATCACCTACGGCGGCGGGCCGCTCGCCATCCCCGGCGCCACGCTGCACCCGGTCGATCAGGTCTACGGCGACTTGGGCCTCACCCGCGGTGCACGGCAAGACCTGGAGAGCTTCGTCAAGAAGCTGGGCCAGGTGCCGCTGCGCTACGAGCCCGGCGAGCGCTGGATGTATTCCTTCTCGACCGACGTCTGCGGCTACCTGGTGCAGGCGATCTCGGGCATGCCCTTCGAGGACTACCTGCAGAAGCACATCTTCGACCCGCTGGGCATGAAGGACACCGCCTTCCAGATCGCGCCCGACAAGGTCGACCGCTTCGCCGCCAACTACATCCGCCGCGAAGACAAGACGCTCGCGCTGATGGACGACCCGCAGGCGAGCACGTACGCGAAGCCGCCGGTCTTCGTCTCGGGCGGCGGCGGGCTGGTGAGCACGATGGCCGACTACCACCGCTTCTGCGAGATGCTGCGCCGCGGCGGCGAGCTCGACGGTGCCCGCATCATCGGCCCGCGCACGCTGCGCCTGATGACGCAGAACCACCTCCCCGGCGGGAAAGACCTGACGCAGGTTGCGCTCGGCAACTTCTCCGAGACCGCCAACGAAGGCATCGGCTTCGGCCTGGGCTTTGCCACCACGATCAGCGAAGTGGCGGCGGGCAGCTACGGCCCCGGCGACTTCTACTGGGGCGGCATGGCTTCGACCATCTTCTGGGTCGACCCGATCGAAGACCTGGTGGTGATCTTCATGACGCAGCTCGTGCCCTCGGGCACCTTCAACATCCGCGGGCAGCTGAAGAACCTCGTCTATTCGGCCATCGTCGACTGA
- a CDS encoding TetR/AcrR family transcriptional regulator has translation MSDPADTKAPATRARRMSPEARREQILDSAVSYIVDKGLSTFTLENVAHEAGVSKPLVYKYFTRREDLLRAVLEREYVYLGSHKLDVLPADVPMEPLIRASNRNAFNYLYERGPVIRLLASDRSVAELVHQRERNERSAITEHFIKRLMKTYGVPKDVAFICTVMTVNAPILSSRALKRAGISAERAAQVWSDFVMGGWHALEAQQVPAGKPKANAKAPAPATRRRKA, from the coding sequence ATGTCCGACCCTGCCGACACGAAAGCTCCCGCCACCCGCGCCCGCCGCATGTCGCCCGAGGCACGGCGCGAGCAGATCCTCGACAGTGCCGTCTCCTACATCGTCGACAAGGGCCTGTCGACCTTCACGCTGGAAAACGTGGCCCACGAGGCCGGGGTGAGCAAGCCGCTGGTCTACAAATACTTCACGCGCCGCGAAGACCTGCTGCGTGCCGTGCTGGAGCGCGAATACGTCTACCTCGGCAGCCACAAGCTCGACGTGCTGCCCGCCGACGTGCCGATGGAGCCGCTGATCCGCGCCTCCAACCGCAACGCCTTCAACTACCTGTACGAACGCGGCCCGGTGATCCGCCTGCTGGCGAGCGACCGCAGCGTGGCCGAGCTCGTGCACCAGCGCGAGCGCAACGAGCGCAGCGCCATCACCGAGCACTTCATCAAGCGCCTGATGAAGACCTACGGCGTGCCGAAAGACGTCGCCTTCATCTGCACGGTGATGACGGTCAACGCGCCGATCCTCTCGTCACGCGCCTTGAAGCGCGCCGGCATCAGCGCCGAGCGTGCGGCGCAGGTCTGGAGCGACTTCGTGATGGGCGGCTGGCATGCGCTGGAGGCCCAGCAGGTCCCGGCCGGCAAGCCCAAGGCGAACGCCAAAGCCCCCGCCCCAGCCACCAGGCGCCGCAAGGCCTGA
- a CDS encoding universal stress protein, with protein MSPIKHILLHLDASPRCAVRLQVARQLAITHEARVTGLFAVTSSFAEMPFTAAESSQAGAFVLKLDADRRERALSAFDRFSKEAGPLIDWRELGTEPPTWGVAQAALCADLVVLGQHEPGSATARDVPADFVESVVVDSGKPALVVPYTGDVRTVGHNVLVAWNASRESARALGAALPLLAHAKQVHVVSWNDPQGAVQAAADRAQLEQYLASHGISATLHWYGDGPGQAGERLLSLTTDLGSDLLVMGCYGHSRARELVLGGATRTVLRSMTVPVLLAH; from the coding sequence ATGAGCCCGATCAAGCACATCCTGCTGCACCTCGACGCGTCGCCCCGCTGCGCGGTGCGGCTCCAGGTGGCGCGGCAGCTCGCCATCACGCACGAGGCGCGTGTCACCGGCCTCTTCGCCGTGACCTCGAGCTTCGCCGAGATGCCCTTCACCGCCGCCGAGAGCTCGCAGGCCGGGGCTTTCGTCCTCAAGCTCGACGCCGACCGCCGCGAGCGCGCCCTGTCGGCCTTCGACCGCTTCAGCAAGGAGGCAGGCCCGCTGATCGACTGGCGCGAGCTCGGCACCGAGCCGCCGACCTGGGGCGTGGCCCAGGCGGCCCTGTGCGCCGACCTCGTGGTGCTCGGCCAGCACGAGCCCGGCTCGGCCACCGCGCGCGACGTGCCGGCCGACTTCGTCGAGTCGGTGGTGGTCGACAGCGGCAAGCCGGCGCTCGTCGTGCCTTACACCGGCGACGTGCGCACGGTCGGGCACAACGTCCTCGTGGCCTGGAACGCCAGCCGCGAATCGGCCCGCGCCCTCGGCGCCGCCCTGCCCCTGCTCGCCCATGCGAAGCAGGTGCACGTGGTGAGCTGGAACGACCCCCAGGGCGCGGTGCAGGCCGCGGCCGACCGGGCCCAGCTGGAGCAGTACCTCGCCAGCCACGGCATCAGCGCCACGCTGCACTGGTACGGCGACGGCCCCGGCCAGGCCGGCGAGCGGCTGCTCTCGCTGACCACCGACCTCGGCAGCGACCTGCTGGTGATGGGCTGCTACGGCCACAGCCGCGCGCGCGAGCTCGTGCTGGGCGGCGCCACGCGCACCGTGCTCCGTTCGATGACGGTACCGGTGCTGCTCGCCCACTGA
- a CDS encoding universal stress protein yields the protein MKILLPVDGSEHALDAVRHVLALVRNGLDASVVLVNVQEPTYLYEMVLAPSADVLERVSGAAGHHSLEAAEDLLRQADIEFEKELLSGEPAPTILEAGERFDCDAVVMGARGRGLARSVLLGSVSQRVLRGSPVPVTIVKSGQSHWVEPAAE from the coding sequence ATGAAGATCCTGCTGCCGGTGGATGGCTCGGAGCACGCGCTCGATGCGGTGCGCCACGTGTTGGCCCTCGTGCGCAACGGCCTCGACGCCAGTGTCGTGCTCGTCAACGTGCAGGAGCCCACCTACCTCTACGAGATGGTGCTCGCTCCGAGCGCCGACGTGCTGGAACGCGTGAGCGGCGCGGCCGGCCACCATTCGCTCGAGGCTGCCGAAGACCTGCTGCGCCAGGCCGACATCGAGTTCGAGAAGGAGCTGCTGAGCGGCGAACCTGCGCCCACGATCCTCGAGGCAGGCGAGCGCTTCGACTGCGACGCGGTGGTGATGGGCGCGCGCGGCCGGGGCCTCGCACGCAGCGTGCTGCTCGGCTCGGTGTCGCAGCGCGTGCTGCGCGGCTCGCCGGTGCCCGTGACCATCGTCAAGAGCGGACAGTCGCACTGGGTGGAGCCGGCCGCCGAGTGA